The sequence GCTGGCGGGTCGTGCCCGGGCCGCGGCCACCTTCGCCGTCCTAGCCGGCGGAGGAGGGCGCAGCGATGGACGCCGGAGCACTCGCCCTGCTGGTCGTCGCCGCCGTCGAGCTGGTCGGTCTCGTGGTGCTCGCGACGCTGCTGCTCGGTCTGCGCCGCCGGCGGCGCGGCACCGACGTCCAGCGCCACGACGTCGAGGTGCGCGAGCACCGCGTCGACGAGCGGGCCGAGCGGCTGGACGAGCAGTTCCGCCACCTCGACGAGCGCGGCGAGTCGATGGCCCGCCGCGAGGCAAGGCTGGCCGAGGAGCAGGCGGCGCTGGTGGTCGCGCGTGCCGAGGTCGAGGCCGAGCGGCTGCGGCACGTGGAGCACGCGGCCGGTCTGACCGTTCGTGAGGCCCGCGCAGAGGTGCTGACCACCGCCGAGTCCCAGGCCGGCCGGGACGCAGCGCTGCTCGCCCGCGACATCGAGCAGGCCGCCCGCCGGGACGCTGACGCCCGGGCCCGCGAGATCGTCGTCGGCGCGGTGCAGCGGCTGGCGACCGAGGCCACCACCGAGTCCGTCGTGTCGGTCCTGCACCTCCCGGGCGACGACATGAAGGGCCGCATCATCGGCCGAGAGGGCCGCAACATCAGGGCCTTCGAGCAGGTGACCGGCGTCAACCTGGTGATCGACGACACCCCCGAGGCGGTGCTGCTGTCCTGCTTCGACCCGGTGCGCCGCGAGGTCGCCCGGCTGGCCCTCGAGGCGCTGGTCCTCGACGGCCGGATCCACCCGCAGCGCATCGAGGACGCGGTCGACAAGGCCCGGGTCGAGGTCGACGCCCACTGCCAGCGCGCGGCCGAGGATGCCCTCGTCGAGGTCGGGGTGACCGACCTGCACCCCGAGCTCGTCATGCTGCTGGGCCGGCTGCGGTTCCGGACGTCATACGGCCAGAACGTGCTGCGCCACCTCGTCGAGACCGCTCACCTGGCGGGCCTGATGGCCGGCGAGCTCGGCCTCGACCCGGCCCTGACGCTCCGATGCGGCCTGCTGCACGACGTGGGCAAGGCCCTGACCCACGAGGTGGAGGGCTCGCACGCCATGGTCGGCGCCGGAGTGGCCCGCCGCTGCGGCGAGCACCCCGACGTCGTGCACGCCATCGAGGCGCACCACGGGGAGGTCGAGCCGCGCACCCTGGAGGCCGTGCTCACCCAGGCCGCCGACGCGATCAGCGGCGGGCGGCCCGGCGCGCGCCGCGAGTCGCTCGAGTCCTACGTCACCCGGCTGCACCGGCTCGAGGAGATCGCCGGCGGTCACGTCGGCGTCGACCGGGTCTTCGCGATGCAGGCCGGCCGCGACGTGCGGGTGATGGTGCTGCCCGACGTGGTCGACGACATCCAGGCCCAGGTGCTGGCCCGGGAGATCGCCAAGCAGGTCGAGACCGAGCTGACCTATCCCGGCCAGATCCGGGTGACCGTCGTGCGCGAGTCGCGCGCGACGGAGGTGGCGCGCTGAGGCTGGGCTACCGTCGCGAGGTGCCTCGTCGCCTCGGCTCGATCCTCGAGTCGCTCCTCGAACCGCTCCGTCGTACGTCGCGCGGCACCCGGCCGGCAAGCGCCCGACGCGGTGCCGGGCCGGTCGTGCCGCGACCGGGGCCGGGGGTGCCGCGACCCGGCCCGCCGGTGGCCGGCGCACGGCGGGTGCTGGAGTACACCCCGGACCTGGACGGCGGCGCCGACCCGGGTGAGGTGGTCTGGGGCTGGGTCGCCTACGAGGACGACCCGTCCCAGGGCAAGGACCGGCCGGTGCTGGTCGTCGGGCGGGGCGCCGCCGCAGCCGGCGGCGGGGCCGGGACGGTGCTCGGGCTGATGCTGTCCAGCCAGGAGCACCACGACGGGGAGCCGGGCTGGCTGCCCCTGGGCAGCGGGGCGTGGGACGGCGAGGGCCGGCGGAGCTGGGTCCGGCTGGACCGGGTCCTCGAGCTGCCGTCCGACGGCATCCGGCGGGAGGGCGCGGTGCTCGACCGGGCCCGGTTCGACCGGGTCGCGGGCGCCCTGCGCGCCGACCACGGCTGGTCCTGAGCCGTACCCTGGACCGGTCATGAGTGCACGGACCTACGAGGTGCGCACCTACGGGTGCCAGATGAACGTCCACGACTCCGAGCGGCTGGCGGGGCTGCTGGAGGACGCGGGCTACGCGCGGCACGAGGGTGCCGAGGGGGGTGCCGACGTCGTCGTCTTCAACACCTGCGCGGTGCGCGAGAACGCCGACAACCGCCTCTACGGCAACCTCGGGCACCTCGCTCCGGTCAAGAAGGTCCGGCCGGGCATGCAGATCGCGGTCGGCGGCTGCCTCGCGCAGAAGGACCGGGCCGAGATCACCCGCCGGGCCCCGTGGGTCGACGTCGTCTTCGGCACGAACAACATCGGGTCGCTCCCCGCGCTGCTCGAGCGCGCCCGGCACAACCACGAGGCCCAGGTGGAGATCCTGGAGTCGCTCGACGTCTTCCCGTCGACGCTGCCGACCCGTCGCGAGTCGCCCTACGCGGCCTGGGTGTCGGTCAGCGTCGGCTGCAACAACACCTGCACCTTCTGCATCGTCCCCTCGCTGCGCGGCACCGAGAAGGACCGTCGGCCGGGTGAGGTGCTCGCCGAGGTCGAGGCACTCGTCGCCGAGGGCGTCCTCGAGGTCACTCTGCTGGGGCAGAACGTCAACTCGTACGGCGTCGAGTTCGGCGACCGGCTGGCCTTCGGCAAGCTGCTGCGCGCCTGTGGCGGCATCGACGGCCTCGAGCGGGTGCGTTTCACCTCCCCGCACCCCAAGGACTTCACCGACGACGTGATCGCCGCCATGGCCGAGACGCCGAACGTGATGCCGTCGCTGCACATGCCGCTGCAGTCGGGCTCCGACCGGGTGCTCAAGGCGATGCGCCGTTCCTACCGACGGGAGCGCTACCTCGGCATCATCGCCCGGGTCCGTGCGGCCATGCCCGACGCCGCCATCACCACCGACGTGATCGTGGGCTTCCCCGGCGAGACCCACGCCGACTTCGAGCAGACGCTGGAGGTCGTGGCCGAGGCACGCTTCGCGAGCGCCTTCACCTTCCAGTACTCCAAGCGACCCGGCACGCCGGCCGCCGACCTCGACGGCCAGGTGCCGAAGGAGGTCGTGCAGGAGCGGTACGAGCGGTTGGTCGCGCTGCAGGACGACGTCTCGTGGGCGGAGAACAAGCGCCAGGTCGGCCGCGACCTCCAGGTGCTGGTCGCCGAGGGCGAGGGCCGAAAGGACGGCGCCACCCACCGGCTCTCCGGCCGGGCCCGGGACAACCGGCTCGTCCACGTCGCCTTCGACGCAGCCACCGACCCGGCCGCCCTGCCGCGACCCGGTGACGTGGTCACGGCCCGGGTCACCTATGCGGCTCCGCACCACCTGCTGGCCGACGCCGGCCGGCTCGACGACGTACGACCGGGTGCGCCGGCCGTGCGCCGGACCCGCGCCGGCGACGCGTGGGCGGCCCGGACCGAGTCGGCGTCGACGCCGGCCGGCGTGCTGCTGGGCATGCCGACGGTCGGTGCGCCGACCCTCGAGCCCGCGACCGGCGGGGCCTGCGGCTGACCCGCGCCGGCTCGGTGCGGCGTGGCACGATCGGCGCCACCATGACCGAGATCGTCGGGCGCGACGCCGAGCTGGCCGCGGTCCGCGAGCTGATGGCTCGCCAGGGAGACGGCCGGTCGGCGCTTCTCCTGGAGGGCGACGCCGGCATCGGCAAGTCCACGCTGTGGCAGGCCGGGATCGCCGCGGCCGAGCGACACGGGCATCGGGTCCTGTCGGCGCGGCCCGCGGAGGCTGAGGCGCAGCTGGCGCTGGCCGGGCTGGGCGACCTGCTCGACTCCTGCGCCGACGAGGTGCTGCCCAGGCTCACCCCGCCACAGCGGAGGGCGCTCGAGGTGGCCCTCGTCCTCGCCGACCCGGA comes from Actinomycetes bacterium and encodes:
- the miaB gene encoding tRNA (N6-isopentenyl adenosine(37)-C2)-methylthiotransferase MiaB — its product is MSARTYEVRTYGCQMNVHDSERLAGLLEDAGYARHEGAEGGADVVVFNTCAVRENADNRLYGNLGHLAPVKKVRPGMQIAVGGCLAQKDRAEITRRAPWVDVVFGTNNIGSLPALLERARHNHEAQVEILESLDVFPSTLPTRRESPYAAWVSVSVGCNNTCTFCIVPSLRGTEKDRRPGEVLAEVEALVAEGVLEVTLLGQNVNSYGVEFGDRLAFGKLLRACGGIDGLERVRFTSPHPKDFTDDVIAAMAETPNVMPSLHMPLQSGSDRVLKAMRRSYRRERYLGIIARVRAAMPDAAITTDVIVGFPGETHADFEQTLEVVAEARFASAFTFQYSKRPGTPAADLDGQVPKEVVQERYERLVALQDDVSWAENKRQVGRDLQVLVAEGEGRKDGATHRLSGRARDNRLVHVAFDAATDPAALPRPGDVVTARVTYAAPHHLLADAGRLDDVRPGAPAVRRTRAGDAWAARTESASTPAGVLLGMPTVGAPTLEPATGGACG
- a CDS encoding type II toxin-antitoxin system PemK/MazF family toxin yields the protein MPRRLGSILESLLEPLRRTSRGTRPASARRGAGPVVPRPGPGVPRPGPPVAGARRVLEYTPDLDGGADPGEVVWGWVAYEDDPSQGKDRPVLVVGRGAAAAGGGAGTVLGLMLSSQEHHDGEPGWLPLGSGAWDGEGRRSWVRLDRVLELPSDGIRREGAVLDRARFDRVAGALRADHGWS
- the rny gene encoding ribonuclease Y, giving the protein MDAGALALLVVAAVELVGLVVLATLLLGLRRRRRGTDVQRHDVEVREHRVDERAERLDEQFRHLDERGESMARREARLAEEQAALVVARAEVEAERLRHVEHAAGLTVREARAEVLTTAESQAGRDAALLARDIEQAARRDADARAREIVVGAVQRLATEATTESVVSVLHLPGDDMKGRIIGREGRNIRAFEQVTGVNLVIDDTPEAVLLSCFDPVRREVARLALEALVLDGRIHPQRIEDAVDKARVEVDAHCQRAAEDALVEVGVTDLHPELVMLLGRLRFRTSYGQNVLRHLVETAHLAGLMAGELGLDPALTLRCGLLHDVGKALTHEVEGSHAMVGAGVARRCGEHPDVVHAIEAHHGEVEPRTLEAVLTQAADAISGGRPGARRESLESYVTRLHRLEEIAGGHVGVDRVFAMQAGRDVRVMVLPDVVDDIQAQVLAREIAKQVETELTYPGQIRVTVVRESRATEVAR